CACGGATCGCGGACGAGTGTGTCATACGCGGGTGACTCCGTATTGCAGGCCACCCGTTTGAAGGTTCAAGCGCGTCCAGGTGCTGACACCGTGCTGCGCTAGCATGCACAGCCTTGCCCCTGCGGACGGGCGCCCCGGCCCTGCCGCTGCCTGATGACGATGCGCCACATCCTGGTTGTTCACCACGACGCCGACCTTTACGGTGCCGACCAATCGCTGCTGCGATCACTGCGCGCCATGCGGCGCCACAACCTGCACCCGGTGGTGGTGCTGCCGCACCAGGGGCCGCTGATCCAGCACATCGTGGAGATGGGCATCGAGGTGCACATCGGCCCGGTGGGTAAGATCTCGCGCCAGCTCACGCGCCCGGCGGCCCTGCCAAAGCTGCTGGCCAGCCTGGTGCGCTCGGTGAGCTTCATCGACCGCGTGGTGGCCGGCCGGCCCATCGAGCTGGTGTATTCCAACTCGGTGGGCGCACTGGGTGGTGCGCTGTGGGCCTGGCGCCGCGGCGTCAAGCGCCTGTGGCATGTGCGTGAGATCGTCGTCTCGCCACGCATTGCCGCCGCCGGCTTTCCGCGGCTGCTGCGCTGGCTGGGCGGCTGGTGCATCTGCAACTCGGGCGCCACCCGCCAGTGGATTGCCGACGTGCAGCCCGTGCTGGCACAACGCAGCTCGGTGCTCTGGAACGGCATCGAGCGCGTGCCGCAGCCCACGCGCGATGCCGTGGCCGCCTTGCGCGCCAGGCTGGGCCTGACCCGCGAGCACACCGTGGTCACGCTGGTGGGCCGCATCAACCGCTGGAAGGGCCAGGGCGTGTTCATCGAGGCCGCCGCCCAGCTGGCCCAGGCCGGTCAGCACCCGCAGCTGCGCTTTCTGATCGTGGGCGACGTGGCCGACGGCCAGCACCACTTTCGCGAGGACATGCTGGCCCGCATCCAGGCGCTGGGCCTGGCCGATACCGTGCTGTGGCACCCCTTCACGCCCGAGGTTGACACCGTGTGGGCCGCTTCCGACATTGCGGCCGCGCCGTCCACCGACCCCGAGCCCTTTGGCCGCGTGGCCATCGAGGCCATGGCCCATGGCCTGCCGGTGGTGGCCGCCGGGCATGGCGGCCTGGCCGAGATCGTGGCCCACCAGCAGACGGGCCTGCTGGTGAAGCCGGGCGATGCCACCGAGCTGGCCCAGGCCATCGGCCGCCTGGCCGCGTCGCGCGAGCTGCGCAAGCAGTACGGCGCGGCCGGCCAGCAGCGCCAGATCGAATTCTTCTCGCAAGACGAACACGACCGGCGGCTGATGAGCCTGCTGGACGACCTGGCCGCCGGCCGCCAACCCGCCACCACCCCGTTGCTGACATCTGCATGAGCCAGAAGACCCTGAGAATCTTGGGCACCCGCGGCGTGCCGGCGGCCCACGGCGGCTTTGAGACCTTTGCCGAGTATCTGGCGCTGTACCTGGTGGCCAAGGGCTGGAAGGTGGTGGTGTACTGCCAGGAAGACGAAGGCAGCGCCGTGATCGAGGACAGCTGGCGCGGCGTGCAGCGCGTGCGCATCCCGGTGCACACCGCAGGCGCGGCCGGCACTATCGTGTTCGACTGGCTGGCCACCCGCCATGCCGCGCGGCACCGCGACCCCTGCCTCACCCTGGGCTACAACACCGCCGTGTTCTGCGTGCTGCTGCGCCTGGCCGGTGTGCCCAACATGATCAACATGGACGGCATCGAGTGGTCGCGCGCCAAATGGGGCCCGGTGGCCAAAACCTGGTTCTGGCTGAATGAGCGCGCCGGCTGCTGGCTGGGCAACCACCTCATTGCCGACCACCCCGAGATCAAGCGCCACCTGGCCACCCGCGTGCCGGCCAGCAAGATCACCACCATTGCCTACGGCGCCGACGAACTGCAAGACATTGATCCCGCACCCTTGGCCGCGCTGGGCCTGGTGCCGGGGCAGTACCTCTCGGTGATTGCCCGGCCCGAGCCCGAGAACTCGCTGCTGGAGATCGTGCAGGGCTTTTCGGCACGCCCGCGCGGCGTGCAACTGGCCGTGCTGGGCCGCTACGACGATGCCAACCCCTTTCACCGCGCCGTGAAGGCCGCCGCCAGCCCCGAGGTGAAGTTTCTGGGGGCCATCTACGACAAGCGCGTGGTGCAGGCCATCCGCTTTCACAGCCTGGCCTATGTGCACGGGCACCAGGTGGGCGGCACCAACCCGTCGCTGGTGGAGGCCATGGGCGCAGGCAATGCCGTGATTGCACACGACAATGCGTTCAACCGCTGGGTGGCGGGTGAGGGCCAGGCCTACTTCAAGGACGGCCCGGGCATTGACCACCTGCTCACACAGCGGCTGCCAGACCAGCAGGCCCTGCAGCAGATGCGCCAGGCCAGCCTGCAGCGCTTTCGCGACGGGCTCACCTGGCCCATCGTGCTGCAGCAGTACGAACAGTTGCTGCTCACGGCCCAATAAGAAGCCCACCGGAGACCCCTGACCATGCGCCGCAACCTCGGAACCAGCCTGTCCATCGTGGCGGCGTTCGTGTTCGTCGCGCTGCTGCTGGGCCTGATGATCGTGGTGTTTCCGCTCAAGTTCACGGGCACCTTCTCCATTGCCGTGCTGGGCGTGATCGGCATCGTGATCGCGCTGCTGCTGCCCGACAGCCG
This portion of the Aquabacterium sp. OR-4 genome encodes:
- a CDS encoding glycosyltransferase family 4 protein, producing MRHILVVHHDADLYGADQSLLRSLRAMRRHNLHPVVVLPHQGPLIQHIVEMGIEVHIGPVGKISRQLTRPAALPKLLASLVRSVSFIDRVVAGRPIELVYSNSVGALGGALWAWRRGVKRLWHVREIVVSPRIAAAGFPRLLRWLGGWCICNSGATRQWIADVQPVLAQRSSVLWNGIERVPQPTRDAVAALRARLGLTREHTVVTLVGRINRWKGQGVFIEAAAQLAQAGQHPQLRFLIVGDVADGQHHFREDMLARIQALGLADTVLWHPFTPEVDTVWAASDIAAAPSTDPEPFGRVAIEAMAHGLPVVAAGHGGLAEIVAHQQTGLLVKPGDATELAQAIGRLAASRELRKQYGAAGQQRQIEFFSQDEHDRRLMSLLDDLAAGRQPATTPLLTSA
- a CDS encoding DUF1972 domain-containing protein, producing MSQKTLRILGTRGVPAAHGGFETFAEYLALYLVAKGWKVVVYCQEDEGSAVIEDSWRGVQRVRIPVHTAGAAGTIVFDWLATRHAARHRDPCLTLGYNTAVFCVLLRLAGVPNMINMDGIEWSRAKWGPVAKTWFWLNERAGCWLGNHLIADHPEIKRHLATRVPASKITTIAYGADELQDIDPAPLAALGLVPGQYLSVIARPEPENSLLEIVQGFSARPRGVQLAVLGRYDDANPFHRAVKAAASPEVKFLGAIYDKRVVQAIRFHSLAYVHGHQVGGTNPSLVEAMGAGNAVIAHDNAFNRWVAGEGQAYFKDGPGIDHLLTQRLPDQQALQQMRQASLQRFRDGLTWPIVLQQYEQLLLTAQ